The DNA sequence TGTGtcctgttttgaatttggcgcataataaatatatatttttttaagtgtaGTTTTTACAGAATCAGAAACTTCTGGTGGTTTTTGAAGCCAATGTGGCATCTTGAATTTCTATTCTTCCTATGAATTTGTCTCTAGCATTTGAACCCTAGTATAACCCCATTCCTGAAAGCTACAACTCTGGAACATGAATgtgccttctgttcccctctatgaTGATCACAGGGTGTGTTaggagtgtaaaaaaaaaaagcactttGGCCCCGATaagaatatagttgaatagccctGGCTGTCATAGCCCTTCTACGGACAGCCTTTCCACTCCCTATTTAATCTAGCTCTTGTGGCTaactggattcaaaccaggtctCCTGCATggcacaagactgtgttagcccacttagCTAAAGCCTATAGAGATAAGTTCATGTAAAGgatgacacactgcttgcttaacgaGTAGCGTTTCCCCCTGATTCAGCTCGTATGGAGACTCGAACTCAGGACCTTTGCCTCATAAACACGTGACTGCTCTTTTGAGGCATTTCAACCCATTGTGCTATTCAAAAAGGCCTTCAATTGTGCAAGGGGttacacttcaggctgaggagtgagTTTCACAGATCACCATCTGCTACACTAATACAAGTCTTCAAGATCCAGCAAAGTTACTCATCAAAAGAGCGTAGTTTGGTGATCCATGCTTATCGGATGAGAACCTTGCCTTGTGCTGAGACCTGAAGACATGTTAGTTTGACGTGTTAGTTTGTTAGATGTTGTTAGCTTCATGTCTTTCAGCAAGGGTATTCATTATAAGGTTAACATGTGACTGACTGGATTAAGACTGTTAGCCTGTTGAGCCAAAGCCAAGATCATGTGATGAGTAACTCTGAGACCTGAAAAGTTGCATTGTCTGGTGCAGAGGAGATCTGGGTTAGAACCCCATCAGTCAAAccatagacattaaaaccagaGTTAAACTAACACATAATGTTTCCAGATCTCAGGCTAGGTTGCTCATCACATGCATAGGTCTCCAACCCACCTCTGTTGCACTCTCATTAAATGGGGTGCACAGATCCTTCTGCTTCTGTTTGCCACATAAAGTGTTTTTGTTGTGCTGTAGGCCTGATTTCGAACCCAGTCAGTTATAtgtaagcaataaggcatgaggggtgtggtatatggccaatataccacggctaagggctgttcttaaacaCGACGCAGTGCAGATTGCctgacacagcccttagctgtgttaaattggccatatatcacaaacccgcaaggtgccttattgctagtataaactggttatcaacgtaaacagagcagtaaaaataaatgttttgtcatacccatggtatacggtctaatataccacggctgtcagccattcagcattcagggctcgaaccacccactTTATAATGGTGCCATAATCTCTGAATATGAGATCAAAGGGGTGTGAAATGTGACTGAGGTTGTTCGAAAACCACGCTCTATTAATGAGTAGGCTATCCTTGCTGGAGACTTTTTTTCAAATACAAGTTACATTTATGAATTCAAATATTCAATCTGTGCATTACAAATTCAAAAATATTAAATGAAAATGCAATACcctaatacaaatacaaaattatCAAATTAAAATACAATTTCTATTGGCACTGAAATCGCTAACGTTACACACATATGACACGGAGTGGCGAGGAGTGGAATGATAGTttaagactggtacccagactagtgcTTGTTGATCAAATTTTTGTTCCCCAAATTCTGTGCAGTAATTGCGGATTCTGACTCCCGGAAACTCAACTCACTGGTAACATTTGCAGGAGCATGCAGGCAAAACTGTCCTTGAACAACGAAAACATGCATGTTATCTGGCTAAATAGCTATACAATGTTATATTTGATCAAGTGAAACCATATTACAATCTCAAATTAGTTAttaagcaagctagctaactgttCTAGCTAGCCAACCATACAAAACACTCCCAGTCAGCTGGTGCtattgctagctagctgtggCATTGTGAATAGCTAGCTATAACAAACAAGTTTAGCTAAACAGCTTGCCTCCATGAATGTCACTGATATTCACGGACTTGGATACCGTTAAATCTGCTCCCATCACGATTAAAAGGTAAGATACTTTATTTCCAATATTTCTTGTTAGCTGGTTATGATACATGTCACCAAGATTGAGAGTTAGCGAGCAGCTAGTTACCCCCTCACTGAACACGGCTGATCAACTTTCATCCATACTTAGCTCGGGCTTCTGTTAGTTGGCAAAGACCAACAATCTGCTTGTTTGGTTTGGGCTTGAATACTAGTGTTGATAATCCCTGAAATGTCCTTGCTTTCAACCAAAAACCAAACACTGTTTGCAATAaatatctaaaatgtattttgtttaatATTGTTATCTTTCTTTAGGACTAGCTGTAGTCATGTTGCTCCTACCAATAACTTCTCTATTGGTCTGTAGAGGACTGTAGTGTTATGTTCCCCTATGGTTtaactcccctctctctgttatttCTCATTGTAGAAGCCCCAGGATGGTGTGTGAGCTGCTAGTCTCCTCACTATGGTTCCTTTTCGTAATCTTCTGGGTGGAGACCATAAGTGTGTGGCTGTTCCTATGCATCTTCTACCAGGACCAGGCATTTTATCACTGGGGAGATGGGTATGCGTACCTAATCATATTTTACACACAAGCAACTTGCTGATTCTTAATCGTCTTACAAATATCCAGATGAAGTATCAAACAGACCTTCCTTTCTCATTCTGTTACTACAGGGTATTTGCAGATGACCCCGGCCAAATGCTATACATGTTGAGCAGGTGAATCCTAATATTGATTTCTGTCTGTTCATGGGTGTGATCAGATGAAACACAGTACTATAACTTGTATCTGAAATGGAAAACTATACTGTTATTAATAGTTATTACCATGTAGCACTTTCATGAATAAAGTCTCCATTGTCCCCTTTCCACAGAGTGGATCCCTCTGGACAGATGCAGACCTGAGACAGCGAAAGCATATGAGGAACAGCACATAATGGATTGTTCTCTCCAGATATAAAAGGATGGGAGCTGTATGTTTGAGACGCTCCTATAAAATAATGAGAATCAGTAGTCTTTTTCTACCTCCCTGCTCCTGGTTCCCTCCTAGATTTACCGCATGGTCATTGTCAACATGAAGAAACTGCATTGAATGCAGTTGGATTGTTGTTGGGTATGGGTAGAGACACCCAGCTTGGCAAGAAGAACCAGGGAGGGGATCCTGCCGTAACTGTGGAATAGATGCATAGTGTGGCAGCTAAGTGTTCCCCACCAAAGCATGAACCATCATACATATGTTCTATTTCCATTGTCTGTGTTAATATGTGATATAGGTCAAACATTGTGGAAAAACACTTGGCAGATGCtttgaaaaaatatttttacatGAGGTTTAGTCCATTGTCAATGTAATTTTTGTGGATTTTGGCAGACTTGCACATTATCATGGTTGTACACATTTTAGTTGATTTGTTTTCACATCTGTGTCTATACATAATCTGCTTCAGTCTGGGCACTTACATGACAGTGTCACTGGGTTGTTTTGCTATGTAAAACACTAACAACATTATTGACATGATACACATATTCAATTAAAAACTTTACTCTTGGAAATCTTCCAACATGACAATAATATAATATGCACTCATCAGTATTTTGTCATCTGCGCTCAAACTAAAATGTTGAATGTAGCTTTTTTGtagcttttctgttttttttgttgctgttgtAAAGCTCACACCACACTAATAATGTCATGAATGCTCTTCTAGCAAATGTGGAAAATTATTACAAACCTTAGATGAATTCCACATTTTGACTTGTACCTGTTCATAACTTTTAAATTGTCTTCATTGAAGATCATCCTTCTGTAATGCCAGTCATAGCCTAACACAAGTCTTGTCTTTGTAATGTTGACTTCTTCTTGTTTATGAAAGTGGCATGTTGGGTTAAACTGGGCAGTGACACCAATGGTACATTTGGTTTTATTTTGTTTGCATCTGAAGACATTTTCCAAGCTTGTTGTACTACTATTTCAAACAGTTTCAGATTTGCTGCAGATTGATGGTCGGTATATACTTTCTCAATGTTATATTCCAATACAGTAGAGGGTagtgatgtgttattttagtatcTTGCTTTCCAACGTAGAATCGTATAAATTGATACGGGCAGTTCATGGTACCGCCAAAGATTTTTATGAGttaaccaagatagaccacagcccgTTGTTTCAAATGAGAACAAATTAGCCATAGTGGGCAGAAAAAGCAAtaaggtgggcagagccaagaaCGAgttagcgagatcctattggcgtaTTCTAGCAAACATTTGCATATTCCTTTGGGGAACGTCTACTCTGAAGTGCGCGTGTGCACAAACAATTTGCCTTTGCACCCCTGCTAAACAAGgcctttttttaaaaactttgtcAAAGGGTGAAGTCTACCAAACTTAGTTCACTCTGTTTGTAACaaaaaactgtattgagatgaaATGTTTCACTGATGAGTAAATgttggccaaaatccatctcgttccatctCCAACTACCGGCCACTGGTCttccaatttcaatttaagggctgtattggcatgggaaacatatgtttacattgtcaaagcaagtgaaagagataataaacaataaataaaaaatgactgtaaacattacacttacaaaagttccaaaataataaagacatttaaatgttgtaatgatgtgcaaatagttaaagtacaaaaataaataaacataaggttatatttacaacagtgtttgttcttcactggttgtccttttcttgtggcaacaggtcacaaatgttgctgttgtgattgcacactgtggtatttcacccaatagatatgggagtttatcaaaattggatttgttttcaaattctttgtgggtctgtgtaatctgaaggaaacatgtgtctctaatatggtcatacattttgcAGCTAACCGGATGCTTCATATTTATATATCTGGTGAAATGTCTGTCTCTTTGTTCTATCTGTGGTTCCACTGCCGGCCACAAATCCACACACGAGAGAGATATAGCAAAAACTGACCGTATATCTGCGACGTAATTATATTCAGGCAGCTCGGAAGCTACCCATGAAAATATCAGCGGTCCTACTAGTTGTAaggagcatccagccaggacagaaAAGCAAAAAAAGCGAAAGCTCTGAGTACTTTGGAGTAAGTAGCTAGCTAAGTAATCAACGGAGTTTCTCTTTCTTTCAGGTAAAGTGTTTTAGTAAGGAGTGACTTGAACGGTTGTCTGAATTTCTAAGAAACTGTTCTTCCAATCGTGGTCATTCTTTTAATATCATGGCTCCAACTATCCAGACACAAGCACAGCGAGACTCAGACGGTCACAGGTAAATATCCTCTCCTATGTATTTTCTTTGCCGCaactagataacgttagctaaccTAGCTAATGACGACATGGATGGTTAGCAATCATCACAATTTACATATGTTTTGATTGTCCCGTGATAAGTTAACATAGGTCAAAATAGGGGGAGGGTGGGGGGCTGGCTATTTCCCATTTCTTCAATCTATCAGCTGAGTGTGTAGCTAACAACACTTGTTTTTCTCTCCACTTGACTAGGAGTTCATCACACAGAACTGTTCCAGAGAGGTATGCATGCAGTTTGTTTTCCATGTTAAAACAAAAGAGTGATTCAGTTACAGTTCAAGCTATTGTGTGTTTTAAATACAAAGGGTGTGGAGGGCTGGCGATATCATGGCCAGATCAAAACCCATATGACCATTAGTTATCAGTTTGGGTTCTGAGGCATCAATGGTTGATAGAACATGCTTTTGATGGCTACTTGTTCTTTGTACACTTTTGAAATGTGTGACTCCGTGTTTGTCCCAACCAATCTCCCAGGTCTGGAGTGGTCTGTCGGGTAAAGTACTGCAACAGCCTGCCTGACATCCCATTTGATCCCAAATTCATCACATATCCATTTGACCAGCACAGGTAAAAACCCTTGTTCCTTCTGCCATAAAGGTCAGTCAAGATGTTAATGTCTATTAAATGTATAGTTGTTGTAACCACAGTGTGCAGCTTTTATTTTCTAAGCTTTCTCCCATAAATACTGTACTGCCACTGTAGCTGACTCTGACGTTGCCCTGTCTGGTGTTGACAGGTTTGTGCAGTACAAGGCTACATCGTTAgagaagcaacacaaacatgaaCTGCTTACTGAGCCTGACCTTGGCGTCACCATCGACCTCATTAACCCAGACACATACCGCGTCGACCCCAGCAGTATGTTTCTGAATGACACAAACACACGTTGTTATACCAAACAGTCAATATATTTTTGTGGTAGTTACTTGAAGCTTGTGTAGTATTGATTTAGAATCGTCCCATCCTTATTTTTCTAGTTCTTCTTGATCCAGCTGATGAGAAGTTATTGGAGGAAGACATCACAGCTCCATCCAGCTCGAAAAGGTTTGGATACAGACTGTGTACCAGTCAATACAGTGTCTTTGTGACAAAATTCAATGAAAATCTTAATGACTTGGGGTCTGTGCTATGAGCCTTGTGTTTGTCTTCCTGTAGATCTCAGCAGCACGCCAAGGTGGTCCCGTGGATGAGAAAGACTGAGTACATCTCTACAGAGTTCAACAGATATGGTGTCTCCAATGAGAAAGTGGAAGTCAAGTGAGTGTGACATAACAGGCTAGCTAACCACCACATTCAGCGTACACACTTCCCATCTTGTAGTGATTTCTGTTTGTCCCACCCCTTCTATGACCTATGTGTTCTGTCCTTAGGATCGGTGTGTCTGTCAAACAGCAGTTCACAGAGGAGGAGATATACAAGGATAGGGACAGCCAGATTGCTGCAATTGAAAAGACCTTTGAGGATGCACAGAAACCGGTGAGAGTGCCCCTCGTTTGGCTATGCACAATTTACTGGGCTATATTCAGTCCAAATAGATCTTACAGTAACCGTCAATGTCCAGCTACACAGAGATCACACCGTTCATTGTATGCTCCTTCTAATATGACGATTGCAATATCCTCTTTCATTCCATCAAAGTTATTGaacagatgttggatcttaattgtACCTATATTGTTGCAGGCAAAATAATCCCGCAGCAACATCATTTTAATGTTTAGTACATAATGTTTCTTtatcggtggttaggctattagctggtcaAAATGAGGTGACATGAAAAGTGggatactgttaatataactgttAGTGTGGTTTTTCAGTGGATTTAAGTAAATTGCGAAGCTCATCAGaatttcctgtggtgaaggaaaATTATCAGCAacaaaagtgatcaaattaagatcctacatctgtacgtcACACGTGGTGTTCATCCTCTTCCCCCAGATTGCCCAGCACTACAGTAAACCCAGAGTCACTCCTGTGGAGGTGATGCCTGTGTTCCCTGACTTCAAGGTGAGCACCCATGATGCTCAACAGGACATACAGTACCATTGTATTGGTCTTGGCTTCCTATCTGAATTATTCTCATGGTCTTTGTTTCTGGGCAGTCATTGGTTCTTTTATCTGTTCCAATCTGGATGtgtttagctgttgttgtctAGCCCTATTGTGTTTTGGTAAAGAGTAAGAATTTGTGTGTTCTGTTCTCTGCTCCCCAGATGTGGATCAACCCGTGTGCTCAGGTAATCTTCGACTCTGATCCTGCTCCTAAAGACATGTCAGCACCCCAAGGTGTGGAGATGATGTCACAGGCCATGATTAGGTGAGGACAAAACAAtgccacattgtgtgtgtgtgcctatgattttaaaacaatattttttttttgtgtgtgtgactgtccggCACTATGACAATTTTACATTGTGTTTTGAATTGTTTGTTGTGCCCTGCAGAGGTATGATGGATGAGGAAGGAAACCAGTTTGTGGCCTACTTCCTGCCCAATGAGGAAACGATTCGCAAGCGCAAGAGAGACGTGGATGAGGAGCTGGACTACATGCCTGATGATCTGTGAGTAATCCAACAAGCATTTACACTAACCTTGAGTAGACAGGACACCAACCATTCTACTGATATGTTAACTATCCCTATCAATAATATTCAGGTTTCACATTGCCATTGTCTACTTCCTCATACCTACTTGGTTCACCTTGTCCAAGGACCGAACCATTAGGATTTTGGAATCTCTGAAGCACACTTACTGTAACATTGAActaggtgtgatggtgtgtgtgtgttctaggtaTGACTATAAGATAGCCAGGGAGTACAACTGGAATGTGAAGAACAAAGCCAGCAAGGGCTACGAGGAGAACTACTTCTTTATCTtcagagatggagatggagtcTACTACAACGAGCTGGAGACCAGGTAACCACTGGCCCGGATGGGGGGGGTCTCATAGTGTGGTCTGTTGGGTTTACATTGGCAGGAGGTGACATGGGATTCTCTTTGAAGAGAGAGTCACATTATTCTGGTAGATTTGTATTTGCTATGGTGGGTTAAGTTAGTTTGTTTTGGCCTGAGGACACCACCTGTGAAGGTTGTTGTTGGCCTGACTGTGTTGTCCTGGATTGCAGAGTACGGCTGAGTAAGAGGAGAGCTAAGGCTGGAGCCCAGTCTACTACAAACGCTGTGCTGGTGTGTAAGCACAGAGACATGAATGACAAGGAGCTGGAAGCACAGGTGAGACTGCTAATTAGGCCTATTTTCTACACTGAGCATTACTTTCAATCTGTGGAAACTACTGTGTTTACTTAATAAGTGGACCTCAACACTGATAGAGATGAGCAGGTAGTGCTGGACATAAGCAGAGAAGTATACATTTGCAGACATCTAAATAATCAGAGTAATCATGACATCCGTCTTTGTGTCCATTAGGATGCGCGTAAGGCTCAGCTGGAGAACCATGAACCAGAGGACGAAGAAGAGGACATGGACTTGGGTAAACTGCAGGACTCTGGTCagtctctcccctctgtcctccccaATGTTTACCACTGTGTCTGAAGCTCTTTGTTTATCACTGCTTCTTAGGTCCATATGAATGAAATATATGTTTATTTCCACTCACAGGTGATGAGAAGGGCagcgagagcgagggagacaACTCTGACAGTGACTCTGACAGGGAGGATGAGGATGGAAAGCGGAGTGGAGCTgaggatgatgaagagggagTGAAGCGGAGGAGGAAGGCCAGTGGTAGCGGCAGTGAGAGTGGCGAGGAGGAGGTCAAGCTGGCGGATGAGGTGGAAATCTTCGGTAGCGACGACGACAGTGATGACGACGACAACGAGCCCAAGAATGGAGCAGCCCGGAGCAGTGGGGAGGAGGGCAGTGGGAGCGAGGAGAAGGAGAGCCATAGGGAGAGGAGTAGGAGCGTGTCTCCGGCCCACAGTAGCGGTAGTGACCACTCAGAGGGTGGCCATGCCCAGAGTGGGAGTGGCAGTGAGCAGGCCTCAGACTCCAGCGATGGTAGTGACAGTGAATAAGAGCCTTCTTACTGTGACAACGCCAGCACACCATGCCTCACCCTCGAGCTCCAGCCAGCCCACGCTGACAAGCCCCACCCTCAGAACAGCCATGTTTTTACAGACTGAGTCCCAGGCTAGCAACTCATTCCTGTTGAATGTTAGTTTGCTACTTTTTTTAGGAGAGACACAACCTCTAAGGGACTTCTACAAGGCTTTTGGGTACCTGTAAATGTCACTTACTCAAATCTGTCAGACCTTTGTTCATAGATATAGCTGGAGCCACATCTTAGTCGCTGTGTACAGTACGTGCTTCATTGAACAAAATTAAACagatttattttgttattttaagcTGTTATTTTTAAGTCAGTTTGTCTTTATGGTTTGTACATTTCTCACTTTAATATGAGGTACTTAAAGTGTTGTGAAAGCAGAAACATTTTTTCTGTTTAATTTTCAGGTGTTAAACCTGTTAAATCTGTTTTTCTTTGTCCTTAGCATTTTGAGGATACAATGCATTATAAATGTAATAGGAACAGCCAATAAAATGTGGGaaagttgttttttttatgttttgaaCTAAACTTTCAAAAGAACATTCTCTTTTTCTGCCAATTTCTTGTTTCCCTCCCAGAAACTGCTACTATTAACCTGTATAAATTCAGTTGTATGATGGAAACTTCTCTTAACATCTAGACATTGTAAATAAATGGTGGTAGCTGATTTTACAACATTTATGCCTGTATGTTTCTTATACTGGTAACAGTCACCCTCTCCAAAGTCCCCTCTTTATTGATGAACATGTATTCCTGGAAAAATGTTCCTTCCAAAGTGGTGGtaatgtagcctggtcccagatctgtttgtgctaccATGTCAACAAAAGGGAGCAGAAAGACTGGCAACCAGGCTGGTAATAATGGTTTCTGAGTACAACTAGGGAATAAGAATGCAATAACATAAGTGCCACTATAAGCAATTTATTGCAAACCAGTAATGAAGTTAATGTACTGGTATGTTCAATACATGCACTTTTGCTAATGTGAACACAAGTGTCTGTTCAGCGAAAGAAAGACAGTTTGTTTATCAGCCACTCTTCAGACAAATCATCTATGTTTCGCGTCTCAAAAACCTAttgaggaaaaaggggtaggATCAGGCTAAACATGCATATTTTCTGAACATTTTCTATTATACCTTCTCTATTTTGTGAGTTTAGGGTTGGACTTAAGCTCCGATCATAATTGTCAGTCAATACTTGAAACAGAAAATAGTCCTGACCTTTGTGAGCTCTGCTGCGGAGACCAGTTGGTTCTTGCTGCCTGCGTACATCATTTGCTGCTCAGGCTTGCACCCTGTCGAGATGAGGAGGGTGCATAAGCTACAGATGTCTGTCCACTGAACCTTTTTGATCTCCATATAAATATTGATTGAATCGCATTACTTTCAATTATCACTTACTACCTTCAATGTTATTTTGTGCAAATGGTTGTTGCAGTACAGTAATGCTAATCCTTCACTTAATTGGCTGTTCACTGAATTAGGATGAATTACTCACCCACTGGACTTGAGAATATGAAACACAGCGGGTAGGACACCCTGCCATCTGTATGGACGTATTTGTAGCTGTAAACAATGAATGTACACTATATTGTCAAGGAGATCCAATCACTGGTCAATGATATAACTCAACACTGGCAGTGCTGGTGAATATGATTATTCTGCTGTATCACTCTGACATGTTATAAAAGGATATCTTGGCTGCCGCTCTGGAAGTTCATTCCTCAGGTCATCCAGGGAGATGTCCTGAAATGTGAGTGCGTGTTTTGAGTTGAACTGGTATTGATACAGGTGTGGATGGATTTGAGTAATTACTAACTCAGTATGGGATATTCAACATCTCAGAAAGACAACGTGACTTGCCTCATACTCTTCCTCCAGGATCACAAGCTGTTTCTCCATGTCAATTTTCACTGAGGGAATAGGATCATTATTCTATATTGAGTCCTAGACACAGTATGTTTCTCTGTTTCTAGGTTTATtaagtttttgttttttaattagGTGAAACAGGTGACAGTTGGGCTACTGAGGAACATGGTTTCAATGAAGTCTTACTCACTCAGGATGGCTGCATTGTTGGTCTCTTTTCGAAATCTAAACTTCTTCAGTTTTTCTTTCAGACTCTCATCCACCTCGCACACAACCAAAGAGCTTGACTAGAATGTAAAAGTGAAACAAGTTCATCAACCGTGGGAAGTTCTGACACATTGTAATTGTATATGTTGGTTATATTGCTACTGTCAGGCTACATCTTTAAAAATTCCCttagaggtagggagagagaccgagagagagagagtggagggcagactggggggagagagagaccgagagagtggAGGGCaaactggggggagagagagagaccgagagagagagtggagggcagactgggggcagagagagagagagagagagagtggaggacagtctggggggagagagaaagggagggatacAGAAAAGTAGGTTTTAGAGCAACTTGTTTTGATTTCTGAAGTTCAAGTTTCCATGAACGCATAGCTCATAACAAAATCTGAAAGTGATATATTGAGGCCAGGAAGTGCTTTTGTTGCATCATGGGACAAAAAAACTTCCTGTGTCAAAAGGGTGTGGGGTGATGGGAGGGGAGTAGCAAAAATAAATGTACGCCTGCCTAAAAATCTTTACAACATAAACTAGGACATCACCATCCATGCAGAAATACATTTTGTTGGTAAAGTGCAATATCGTATAAATAAACGGTCTCCCATACCATTCTAGAAGAGGTTTTGTTTTGGGTTCTTGTTTGCAAAGATACTGTCTTATTGTAAAGGTAGTTCCTCCTCGGCCAACTGCTTGTGACAGGATGCTGTCTGACTCTCAAGATCCTCCTTTTATGTTGTAGCACATACAGTAGGGAAGGGCAGGCATTAACAAATACTAGAGCATCCACCAGTACCCCCTTTCGCACTGTGCCAGATCTAGCATTATTGAGACTGACTAATGTTAGGGATGTCGTCAGTGgcggtatgggggggggggggggggggtatcgcAAATCATGCCTTTTTAATAATACAATgttttatacccaaaataattAGTGTTGCAACAAGATAAAATAACAAAGTGATATTCTCTTTTCACATTTGTTTGATGGGTGCAGTCAGAGAAAGCTGAGCATTCTTTGATAATCTGTTTAATTCTACATAAGTGTTTTTAGCCTTTATTTCAAGAGAAAGTAATCTTCAT is a window from the Oncorhynchus mykiss isolate Arlee chromosome 24, USDA_OmykA_1.1, whole genome shotgun sequence genome containing:
- the LOC110503952 gene encoding RNA polymerase II-associated factor 1 homolog — its product is MAPTIQTQAQRDSDGHRSSSHRTVPERSGVVCRVKYCNSLPDIPFDPKFITYPFDQHRFVQYKATSLEKQHKHELLTEPDLGVTIDLINPDTYRVDPSILLDPADEKLLEEDITAPSSSKRSQQHAKVVPWMRKTEYISTEFNRYGVSNEKVEVKIGVSVKQQFTEEEIYKDRDSQIAAIEKTFEDAQKPIAQHYSKPRVTPVEVMPVFPDFKMWINPCAQVIFDSDPAPKDMSAPQGVEMMSQAMIRGMMDEEGNQFVAYFLPNEETIRKRKRDVDEELDYMPDDLYDYKIAREYNWNVKNKASKGYEENYFFIFRDGDGVYYNELETRVRLSKRRAKAGAQSTTNAVLVCKHRDMNDKELEAQDARKAQLENHEPEDEEEDMDLGKLQDSGDEKGSESEGDNSDSDSDREDEDGKRSGAEDDEEGVKRRRKASGSGSESGEEEVKLADEVEIFGSDDDSDDDDNEPKNGAARSSGEEGSGSEEKESHRERSRSVSPAHSSGSDHSEGGHAQSGSGSEQASDSSDGSDSE
- the gmfg gene encoding glia maturation factor gamma translates to MSSSLVVCEVDESLKEKLKKFRFRKETNNAAILMKIDMEKQLVILEEEYEDISLDDLRNELPERQPRFIVYSYKYVHTDGRVSYPLCFIFSSPVGCKPEQQMMYAGSKNQLVSAAELTKVFETRNIDDLSEEWLINKLSFFR